In uncultured Fibrobacter sp., a single genomic region encodes these proteins:
- the thiS gene encoding sulfur carrier protein ThiS: protein MIITVAGNKKEYKDGLTVAELIEAEKIDNPLYVTVSVNEEFVEGGTFDKAVLKDGDSVEFLYFMGGGC from the coding sequence TGCAGGAAACAAGAAAGAATACAAGGACGGCCTTACCGTCGCAGAACTGATTGAAGCCGAGAAGATTGACAACCCGCTTTACGTGACGGTTTCGGTGAACGAGGAGTTTGTTGAGGGTGGAACGTTCGACAAGGCCGTGCTCAAGGATGGCGACAGCGTCGAGTTCCTCTACTTCATGGGAGGCGGCTGCTAA
- the thiF gene encoding thiazole biosynthesis adenylyltransferase ThiF, with the protein MAFTNEQLERYSRHIILKEVGAKGQKKLLNAKVLVIGAGGLGAPVAMYLAAAGVGTIGIVDADVVDLSNLQRQIIHATQDVGKPKVQSAKETMEAMNPDVKVVTYHTFVTSENILDLIKDYDFVIDGTDNFPAKFLINDACVMAKKPFSHAGIIRFQGQLMTYVPGQGPCYRCVFKEPPPKDAVPTCKQAGVIGAMGGVIGSLQAMEAVKYILGVGNLLTGYLLTYNALTMEFRKVKLPTHTEDCAVCGTHPTITQLIDYEQAVCDLKH; encoded by the coding sequence ATGGCTTTTACTAACGAACAGCTGGAGCGCTATTCGCGCCACATCATCTTGAAAGAGGTGGGCGCGAAGGGCCAGAAGAAGCTCCTGAATGCGAAGGTACTCGTGATTGGTGCGGGCGGCCTCGGAGCGCCTGTAGCCATGTACCTTGCTGCAGCAGGCGTGGGCACCATCGGCATTGTCGATGCCGACGTGGTCGATCTTTCCAATTTGCAGCGCCAGATTATCCACGCCACACAGGATGTGGGCAAGCCCAAGGTGCAGTCCGCGAAAGAGACGATGGAAGCGATGAACCCCGACGTGAAAGTGGTTACGTACCACACTTTCGTGACGAGCGAGAACATCCTCGACCTCATCAAGGACTACGACTTCGTCATCGACGGCACGGACAATTTCCCGGCGAAGTTCCTCATTAACGATGCCTGCGTGATGGCGAAGAAACCGTTCTCCCATGCGGGCATCATCCGTTTTCAGGGACAGCTCATGACGTATGTTCCGGGCCAGGGCCCCTGCTACCGCTGTGTGTTCAAGGAACCGCCTCCGAAAGATGCCGTGCCTACCTGCAAGCAGGCGGGCGTGATTGGCGCTATGGGCGGCGTTATCGGTAGCTTGCAGGCGATGGAAGCCGTCAAGTACATTCTCGGCGTGGGTAATCTGCTCACGGGTTACCTGCTCACCTACAATGCGCTTACGATGGAATTCCGCAAGGTAAAGCTCCCGACGCATACCGAAGACTGCGCCGTGTGCGGCACGCACCCGACCATCACCCAGCTCATCGACTACGAGCAGGCCGTTTGCGACTTGAAGCATTAG